The following are encoded together in the Bubalus bubalis isolate 160015118507 breed Murrah chromosome 14, NDDB_SH_1, whole genome shotgun sequence genome:
- the TASOR2 gene encoding protein TASOR 2 isoform X6 yields MDSVWAAVPSPLWETQRKGKVKFVSENYTANYTSPSSGYDCHVAANTNKISHKTSHFRTFELSQYYLYELSGSTVTERPRQICPYLIVAFQYREPKKMAAPAHDHKSILELRENVLISPWKGKLIIQGCLLCDITLWSSYGTAVPKQLPHELDFKYVMKVSSLKERLPEAAFKKQNYMEHKVCCQDMCFNMYEVELSNKRGEKVDKLIEYIKREQLAIIKCLEDREFFILLTSSAFMSETGFREEQTGVHGLHLFHSPPPAAGLTDLKVEDNISLKVVPVLPALNCALLEAKKSFSEKGISLNTLVKHNFQDLSKVNKSPPLTAASQDGFKETGFSGQVCSGFDLTPPAEKCPLQSLTQLKSYFSNASGYILGVSTVLGLLAERPQSPSISDGICDAGFSLVMTPDPEFHNSEAEGRKDTETGNNSEDVFQARQGALVPLSLAPNLRVQPKRKASKLPMVQSKRVSLYRPFPKRTPARENKGPASSTTLKLVKGQFPQRRKRGAEVLTTQFVQIPKLDRKAQEAPSSKDVPVATNAKRARKRATSPDTPVPTAKPPMKKPPQKQRVNIVKGNQNPRLRKQPQPVFKCTSLQQNPCPPHWRHRVLTTGPIGKSLSSVCSKLFMTEDVLKSHHCTAYRESACRPRRSQAKGETALQLQSEISSGQDVISINTAQPEHVTVAPKAPTETSVVGCDSQALNMLADLALSAATSSTTSPEPRNLSCSLEPPQNSVLLSKEQPLRGTSDHEYHRGVKSQKGGPSPKPSSDQSRPSSDPTVSPEEESMGPGSWAPAEAQPALPKETHESSDASQSSFVAAEHSYALLLAEHSKRGSPGLAFAKSSTKGSDMGTPVGKVIPFLRTKMKSPLQKLSMALAFRHRGSLVPTGPQDFRCSSHTVFCCDGSFKVTFTCEADYSFSLDSKYTNNPLEKTVVRALHGPWNTDLPDNVEEVKLLLHMWVALFYSRQNKVVRSSRKVVEHSNPAKYVSINSTLESFEFGEIEEPSRVERYSVDPLLEANEAPGGHVAEVSCPGADPLRPFTKPSPMRGLELWVQNEQKEMFATVGHQESPESQNFICSYNNEIIRGKAEQESSGKLETSNLVLPSIGNTQANGPSIPGEDETFEPLDNTQVTSYNDTAPQTTFAKTYDEINSPSMIRQKSVYSTLESKVDIFHAQRETEADALQGLTQCSSPINKECQPLLEGKGDMGYVMINLEPVTLTLEKSAYMPVQTEAVNRADKPTAFNVELTKQVSPAASLRHPVSTFEKSQMQGLGENPSLAVSGPKGTQYLHASSVCRETLAEETCSLQKGQAVAGSPSPSDNPMVMEALPLAKSPNYLLPREEMKLSQEFLLPTQNLLSISSEEIIESSQVEVVPSSASAPLGKKDSLNCITSIRNTLYGSSELKKDKSGLNSENISIQSFNSTFTKEAGLSVNREVVSLKVSEEDSNLDLTLTLSPPMSPRDEAPTGEVEQLREAPLPCIDLQEMAEEILVPEEVPFIENRDVNSAANMSVKPAENKGGKGDHLQTVAFILSKETCTLEVAEEVHLASDFPFGSLIEEVSPASSPDPQAPVEEAPPAQATSPCGLKQCDALGEKSTSLSKVESGDLAITEKESSLVTATHPVEQDNSAQVQQMQLSAETPLQLQNRAGRKGRFLILPGDVTQETGQSKCGEGFSLSGKEPDCNGTVTQPACTVTYGGSLENLASSGYPLQPTGVETCSPHTHHHVLETSEPFSPAEIPENKSADMFASTATPGAVVTSTQSLPEDVLSSDVKTHECCYILVKSLRSDPVAGAEGVQTHRHPELPKPALPSGGATAAHSTGPSNTGTGFPTQEVPVVRMTHLLDSEDSGAELQGRAVDPGGAGPQLLTTSPQGRQEPACVLQEGSPCAVWDLLHGGLLPTYLQADDAHPGTVAHGESASPEPNASFAPRSGTPSTGGVSEEQLQGVSAGEASTGRGMGVGVLSDIYYEPLSGDSDQDSLGEYGHPRYNTEESRASQYGHTGKREGASKDSHDSFLSLNTSDHHDWGYASQVPGLETSTLPRSWLGGLKKEATCVPCYVQIRDVCGVPRSYANFTVTRELRDTPRTLHGLRRRPRGMAPCGLLSSWVDTWQRTDDLTQNTLDLEHLRFAHKLKQIVKMGAAQHSALFPGAFPKQPPSQVTTGAFPGTPMPACPGLPSTSRSRSPLVVTVVHQMPNHVDCSSSWKKRCGHGRNHLTNSDQNQTASFHLHKLKYNSTLKDSRNDIAVILSEYAEFNKVMLSSRQVVQDTEPPVALGAAMPHELCVCGPQPASYEDLVADLCSSLRLKLERVVREACSSTFLFYLMETEDKSFFVRTKNILRKGGHTEIEPQHFCQVFHREKGALLVIIRNEDIASHLHQIPSLLKLKHFPRVVFAGVDSPEDVLNNTYQELFRTGGFVVSDDKLLEILTLVQLKEIVKILEKLNENGRWKWLLHYRENKKLKEDVRVDSIAHKKNLILKSYQSANIIELLHYHQCDSRPSTKAEHLKCLVNLQVQHIHARFAVFLTEKPVVSREVFENSGILVTDVNDFIENIQKVAAPFRGSYW; encoded by the exons accACATGAACTAGATTTTAAGTATGTAATGAAAGTGTCATCTTTGAAAGAGAGACTACCAgaagctgcttttaaaaaacagaattacaTGGAGCACAAAG tctgttgccAAGACATGTGCTTCAATATGTATGAAGTGGAGCTCTCAAACAAACGGGGGGAGAAAGTAGATAAACTAATAGAATACATTAAAAGGGAACAGTTG GCAATCATCAAATGCTTAGAAGATcgagaatttttcattttacttacgTCATCAGCCTTTATGTCCGAAACAG GTTTTAGAGAGGAGCAGACAGGTGTACATGGGTTGCATTTATTCCACTCACCTCCACCAGCAGCAG gtCTTACAGACTTGAAAGTTGAAGACAACATCTCATTGAAGGTGGTGCCCGTTTTGCCTGCCCTCAATTGTGCCCTGCTAGAAGCAAAGaaatcattttctgaaaaagGAATCTCTCTAAACACATTAGTAAAGCATAATTTCCAAGACTTGTCCAAAGTGAACAAAAGCCCTCCACTGACTGCTGCTTCCCAGGACGGATTTAAAGAAACTGGCTTCTCTGGCCAAGTGTGCAGTGGTTTTGACTTGACTCCTCCAGCTGAAAAGTGCCCTTTACAGTCTTTAACTCAGCTGAAGTCTTACTTTTCAAATGCGAGCGGGTACATTTTGGGAGTGTCTACTGTGTTAGGTCTATTGGCAGAGCGTCCTCAGTCTCCATCTATTTCAGATGGGATATGCGATGCAGGCTTTTCTTTAGTGATGACTCCAGATCCTGAATTTCACAACtcagaggcagaaggaagaaaagatacaGAAACTGGAAATAACTCTGAAGATGTGTTTCAAGCAAGACAGGGAGCTCTGGTCCCATTGAGCCTAGCACCAAATCTGAGAGTGCAGCCCAAGAGAAAGGCAAGCAAGCTGCCCATGGTACAGAGTAAAAGGGTGAGCTTGTACCGACCCTTCCCCAAAAGGACTCCTGCTAGAGAAAACAAGGGTCCCGCCTCTTCCACGACTCTCAAGCTAGTCAAAGGACAGTTtcctcagaggagaaaaagag GTGCTGAGGTGCTGACTACACAGTTCGTACAGATACCCAAACTGGATAGGAAAGCCCAGGAAGCTCCTAGTTCTAAAGATGTTCCAGTGGCAACGAATGCTAAAAGGGCAAGGAAACGAGCGACCTCTCCAGACACACCTGTTCCAACGGCTAAGCCACCCATGAAGAAACCTCCACAGAAGCAGAGGGTAAATATAGTAAAAGGCAATCAGAATCCAAGACTCAGAAAACAGCCACAACCTG ttttcaagTGCACCTCACTGCAGCAAAACCCATGCCCCCCACATtggaggcacagagtcttaaccactggacctatAGGGAAGTCCCTTTCCTCAGTTTGTTCAAAGTTGTTTATGACTGAAGATGTTCTGAAATCTCATCACTGTACAGCCTATAGAGAGTCTGCTTGTCGCCCCAGGCGGTCACAAG CCAAAGGAGAAACTGCTTTACAGCTTCAATCAGAAATTTCCAGTGGTCAAGATGTTATTAGCATAAATACAGCCCAACCAGAACATGTCACGGTGGCCCCAAAAGCCCCGACTGAAACCTCCGTTGTCGGCTGTGACTCCCAGGCCCTTAACATGCTGGCCGACCTGGCTCTGAGTGCTGCTACCTCCAGCACGACATCCCCCGAGCCCAGAAACCTCTCCTGCTCCCTGGAGCCGCCGCAAAACAGTGTTCTGCTTTCTAAAGAACAGCCTTTGCGTGGGACATCAGACCACGAATACCACAGAGGAGTTAAAAGTCAGAAAGGTGGGCCGTCACCCAAGCCGTCCTCTGACCAGAGTAGGCCGTCCTCAGACCCCACAGTCAGCCCAGAGGAAGAGAGCATGGGTCCTGGCAGTTGGGCCCCTGCAGAAGCCCAGCCAGCACTTCCCAAGGAGACCCACGAGAGTTCCGATGCAAGCCAGAGCTCTTTCGTGGCTGCAGAGCATTCCTACGCCCTGCTCCTCGCAGAACATTCAAAGAGGGGGAGCCCAGGCCTGGCCTTTGCCAAGAGCAGCACCAAAGGCTCTGACATGGGGACCCCTGTGGGAAAGGTGATACCCTTCCTGCGCACGAAGATGAAGTCCCCGCTACAGAAGCTCTCCATGGCCCTGGCCTTCAGGCACAGGGGCAGTTTGGTGCCCACTGGCCCGCAGGACTTCCGCTGCTCCTCACACACCGTATTCTGCTGTGACGGCTCCTTTAAGGTCACGTTCACGTGTGAAGCAGATTACTCTTTCAGCTTAGACAGCAAGTACACCAACAACCCGCTGGAGAAGACTGTGGTTAGAGCACTGCATGG GCCCTGGAATACTGATTTACCGGATAACGTGGAAGAGGTGAAGCTTCTGCTGCATATGTGGGTGGCTCTGTTTTATAGCAGACAGAACAAAGTTGTGCGGTCATCCCGGAAAGTCGTTGAACACAGCAACCCAGCAAAATACGTGTCCATAAATAGCACACTAGAGTCATTTGAGTTCGGTGAAATCGAGGAGCCCTCCAGAGTAGAGAGGTACTCCGTAGACCCTCTGCTGGAGGCCAATGAGGCTCCCGGAGGCCATGTAGCTGAGGTGTCTTGCCCTGGCGCTGACCCCCTGCGTCCTTTCACAAAGCCGTCTCCTATGAGAGGCCTGGAGCTCTGGGTGCAGAATGAACAGAAAGAAATGTTTGCAACAGTgggtcaccaggaaagcccagaaagcCAGAATTTCATCTGTTCTTATAATAATGAG ATAATTAGGGGGAAAGCTGAACAAGAGTCATCAGGTAAACTGGAGACTTCCAATCTTGTGCTTCCTAGCATTGGAAACACTCAAGCTAACGGACCTTCTATTCCTGGTGAAGATGAAACCTTTGAGCCTCTTGATAACACACAAGTGACCTCTTATAATGATACTGCCCCACAAACCACATTTGCCAAGACTTATGATGAGATCAACAGTCCATCAATGATTCGTCAGAAGTCTGTGTACAGCACCCTTGAGAGCAAAGTTGATATTTTTCATGCACAAagggaaacagaagcagatgCTCTGCAGGGCCTTACCCAGTGTAGCAGCCCCATAAACAAAGAATGTCAGCCATTGTTGGAGGGGAAGGGTGATATGGGGTATGTGATGATTAATCTGGAACCAGTTACACTCACTTTGGAAAAAAGTGCCTACATGCCAGTACAGACAGAAGCTGTCAACAGAGCTGACAAACCAACAGCCTTTAACGTGGAGTTGACTAAACAGGTGTCACCTGCTGCAAGCCTTAGACATCCTGTGTCCACATTTGAAAAGTCACAGATGCAGGGCCTTGGGGAAAACCCCTCACTGGCAGTGTCAGGACCAAAGGGCACTCAGTACCTCCATGCCTCCTCAGTGTGTAGAGAGACACTTGCTGAAGAAACATGTTCCTTACAGAAGGGACAGGCTGTGGCAGGCTCACCTTCACCATCTGATAATCCCATGGTAATGGAAGCATTACCATTGGCTAAAAGTCCAAATTACTTGTTACCCAGAGAAGAAATGAAACTCTCTCAAGAATTCCTTCTCCCAACACAGAATCTCTTGAGCATCTCTTCGGAAGAAATAATAGAGTCGTCCCAGGTTGAAGTGGTTCCATCGTCAGCCTCTGCCCCCTTGGGAAAAAAGGATTCCCTTAACTGCATCACATCAATAAGGAATACTCTGTATGGCTCTTCAGAACTAAAGAAGGACAAGAGTGGTCTGAACAGTGAAAATATTAGTATTCAATCATTTAATTCCACATTTACCAAAGAAGCAGGCCTGTCTGTGAATAGAGAGGTGGTCAGCCTCAAGGTATCAGAGGAGGATTCCAACCTTGACCTCACTCTCACCCTATCACCACCCATGAGCCCTAGGGACGAAGCGCCCACTGGTGAAGTGGAGCAACTGCGGGAGGCCCCGCTACCCTGCATAGACCttcaggagatggcagaggaaatACTCGTGCCCGAAGAGGTTCCTTTCATAGAAAACAGAGACGTGAACTCTGCTGCTAACATGTCTGTGAAACCAGCAGAAAACAAAGGGGGAAAAGGTGATCATTTACAGACAGTGGCTTTCATACTTTCTAAAGAAACGTGTACCCTGGAGGTTGCGGAGGAAGTTCACCTTGCCTCTGACTTCCCATTTGGTTCCTTGATTGAAGAAGTGTCACCAGCTTCCAGCCCTGACCCCCAGGCACCAGTGGAAGAAGCACCACCAGCTCAGGCCACATCTCCATGTGGTCTGAAACAGTGTGACGCGCTTGGTGAGAAAAGCACCAGCCTCTCCAAGGTCGAGTCAGGAGATTTGGCcataacagaaaaggaaagttCTCTTGTTACTGCCACCCATCCAGTGGAACAGGATAACTCAGCTCAGGTACAGCAGATGCAGCTTTCTGCTGAAACACCTCTACAATTACAGAACCGCGCAGGAAGAAAAGGTAGATTCTTAATCCTTCCTGGTGACGTCACTCAGGAAACTGGCCAGAGTAAATGTGGGGAGGGCTTCTCCCTCTCAGGAAAGGAGCCAGACTGCAATGGCACAGTAACCCAGCCTGCCTGCACTGTCACGTACGGAGGTTCTCTTGAAAACCTAGCATCGTCAGGATACCCACTGCAGCCCACAGGTGTGGAGACCTGCAGCCCCCACACACATCATCATGTCCTGGAGACCAGTGAGCCTTTCAGTCCTGCAGAGATCCCTGAAAACAAGTCTGCTGACATGTTTGCTTCTACAGCCACACCAGGTGCTGTGGTGACCAGCACTCAGAGCCTTCCTGAAGATGTTTTGAGCAGTGATGTGAAAACACACGAATGCTGTTACATCCTGGTTAAGTCCTTGCGCTCCGACCCAGTTGCTGGAGCTGAGGGTGTGCAGACCCACAGGCACCCAGAGCTCCCCAAGCCTGCACTCCCCTCAGGCGGGGCCACCGCAGCCCACAGCACAGGCCCCAGCAACACAGGGACAGGGTTCCCGACACAGGAAGTCCCGGTTGTCAGGATGACCCATCTGCTCGACAGTGAGGATAGTGGAGCCGAGTTACAGGGAAGAGCCGTGGATCCAGGAGGTGCCGGCCCCCAGCTGCTCACCACCTCCCCACAAGGCAGACAGGAgccagcctgtgtgctgcaggaGGGGTCGCCATGTGCAGTATGGGATCTGCTCCATGGCGGACTTCTCCCCACGTACCTGCAGGCTGATGATGCTCACCCAGGTACTGTAGCCCATGGCGAGAGTGCCAGTCCAGAGCCCAATGCGTCCTTTGCTCCCCGATCTGGTACACCTTCCACTGGTGGGGTCTCTGAAGAGCAGCTGCAAGGTGTGAGTGCGGGTGAGGCAAGCACAGGCAGAGGCATGGGTGTGGGCGTGCTTTCTGACATATACTATGAACCCCTTTCTGGAGACTCAGATCAGGACTCTCTGGGTGAATATGGACACCCCAGATACAACACAGAAGAGTCCCGTGCTTCACAATATGGCCACACTGGGAAAAGAGAAGGTGCATCCAAAGACAGTCACGACTCTTTCCTGAGCCTGAACACCAGTGATCACCACGACTGGGGCTATGCGAGCCAGGTTCCAGGGCTGGAGACCAGCACTCTTCCCAGAAGTTGGCTGGGTGGACTGAAGAAGGAAGCTACGTGTGTGCCCTGTTACGTCCAAATCCGAGATGTCTGCGGGGTCCCCAGGAGCTATGCCAACTTCACCGTGACCAGAGAGCTCAGAGACACCCCAAGAACCCTGCATGGCTTGAGGCGGCGCCCCAGGGGCATGGCCCCATGTGGCTTGCTCAGCTCCTGGGTGGACACCTGGCAGAGAACCGACGACCTCACCCAGAACACTTTAGACTTGGAGCACCTGCGTTTTGCACACAAACTGAAACAAATTGTGAAGATGGGCGCCGCTCAGCATTCTGCCCTTTTCCCTGGTGCCTTTCCAAAGCAGCCCCCATCCCAGGTCACCACCGGGGCTTTTCCTGGGACCCCAATGCCCGCATGCCCGGGGCTGCCTTCCACCTCCCGAAGCAGGAGTCCTCTTGTGGTGACAGTCGTGCATCAGATGCCCAACCATGTGGACTGCTCCTCCTCCTGGAAAAAGAGGTGTGGCCACGGTAGAAATCACCTCACAAACTCAGACCAGAATCAGACCGCCTCCTTCCACCTCCACAAGCTGAAATACAACAGTACATTGAAAGACTCGCGCAATGACATCGCTGTCATTCTCAGCGAGTATGCCGAGTTCAACAAGGTGATGCTGAGCAGCCGCCAGGTGGTCCAGGACACGGAACCACCTGTGGCTTTGGGAGCGGCCATGCCCCACGAGCTGTGTGTCTGCGGCCCACAGCCCGCCTCCTACGAGGACCTGGTGGCCGACCTGTGCTCCAGCCTGCGCCTCAAGCTGGAGCGAGTGGTGAGGGAGGCGTGTTCCAGCACCTTCCTCTTCTACCTCATGGAGACTGAAGACAAGTCCTTCTTTGTCAGAACAAAG AATATCCTGAGGAAAGGAGGCCACACAGAAATCGAACCTCAGCATTTCTGTCAAGTATTTCACAGAGAGAAAGGTGCACTCTTAGTCATCATCAGAAATGAAGATATAGCATCCCACCTGCATCAG ATCCCTTctctgctgaagctgaagcacttTCCCAGGGTCGTCTTTGCCGGAGTCGACAGCCCTGAAGATGTCCTCAATAACACCTACCAAGAGCTTTTTCGGACAGGAGGCTTTGTGGTATCAGATGACAAACTACTAGAGATCTTAACATTAG TTCAACTGAAGGAAATTGTCAAAATCCTCgagaaactaaatgaaaatggaagatGGAAGTGGTTGCTTCACTACagggaaaataaaaagctaaaggaAGATGTAAG agtgGATTCAATTGCACATAAAAAGAACTTAATATTGAAATCATATCAGAGTGCAAACATCATTGAGCTGCTTCACTATCACCAGTGTGACTCTCGACCATCAACCAAAGCTGAGCATCTGAAATGTCTGGTGAACCTGCAGGTTCAGCACATCCACGCCAGGTTTGCCGTCTTCCTGACAG aaaaGCCTGTGGTCTCCAGAGAAGTCTTTGAAAATAGTGGCATCCTTGTGACAGATGTAAATGACTTTATTGAAAATATACAGAAAGTAGCGGCTCCATTTCGGGGTAGCTACTGGTAA